The Paenibacillus spongiae nucleotide sequence CTCCGTAGCTCAGCTCATCCTCGCCTACTGCGCCCGCAGCCAGCTTCGCACCCGTCACAACTCCGTTGCTCAGCGCTTCCTCGCCTACCGCGCCTGGAGCTATTTTCGTGCTCGTCACAGCTCCGTCGCTCAGCGCTTTCTTGCCTACCGCTCCGGCAGCTAGCTTCGTGCCCGTTATCGATCCATCGCTCAGCGCTTTCTCGCCTACCGCGCCGGCTGCCAACTTCGCTCCCGTCACAGCCTCGTCGCTCAGCGCATCCTCGCCTACCGCTCCGGCAGCCAGCTTCGCGCTCGTTACCGATCCATCGCTCAGCGCTTCTTCACCTACCGCGCCCGCAGCCAGCTTCGCTCCCGTTACCGATCCATCGCTCAGCGCTTCTTCACCTACCGCACCGACAGCGAGCTTGGCGCCCGTTACTGATCCATCGTTCAATACATCCTCGCCTACCGCACCCGCGGCCAGCTTCGCACTCGTCACCGCGCCGTCACTTAGCGCTTCCTCGCTTACCGCGCCCGCAGCCAGCTTTACTCCCGTCACCGCCCCGTCACTCAATGCATCCACGCCTACCGCGCCCGCAGCCAGCTTCGCTCCCGTTACCGATCCGTCGCTCAGCGCTTTCTCGCCTACCGCGCCAACAGCTAGCTTCGCTCCCGTCACGGCTCCGTCACTCAGCTTATCCTCACTTACCGCACCCGCAGCCAGCTTCGCGCTCGTCACCGATCCGTCGCTCAGCGCTTTCTTGCCTACTGCTCCCGCAGCCAGCTTCGCACTCGTCACCGATCCGTCACTCAGCGCTTCTTCACTTACCGCGCCCGCGATCAGTTTCGCTCCCGTCACAGCTCCGTCGCTCAGCGCTTTCTCGCTTACCGCACCCGCAGCCAGCTTCGATCCCGTCACCGCTCCGTCGCTCAGCGCATCCTCGCTTACCGCACCCGCAGCCAGCTTCGATCCCGTCACCGCTCCGTCGCTCAGCGCTTTCTCGCCTACCGCGCCCGCAGCCAGCTTCGATCCCGTCACCACTCCGTCGCTCAGCGCTTCTTCACCTACCGCGCCCGCAGCCAGCTTCGCGCCTGTCACGGCTCCGTCGCTCAGCGCTTCTTCACCTACCGCGCCCGCAGCCAGCTTCGCGCCTGTCACGGCTTCGTCGCTCAGCGCTTCTTCGCCTACCGCACCCGCAGCCAGCTTCGATCCCGTTACCGATCCGTCGCTCAGCGCTTTCTCGCCTACCGCGCCGATAGCCAGCTTCGCTCCCGTCACGGCGCCGTCGCGCAGCGCATCCTCGCCTACCGCGCCGACAACCAGCTTCGCACCCGTCACAGCTCCGTCGCTCAACGCATACTCGCCTACCGCGCCCGCAGCCAGCTTCGCTCCCGTTACTGATCCATCGCCCAGCGCTTTCTTGCCTACCGCGCCGGCTGCCAGCTTCGCGCTCGTCACCGATCCATCGCTCAGCGCTTTCTCGCTTACCGCACCCTCAGCCAGCTTCGCGCCCGTTACCGAACCGTCACTCAGCGTTTTCTCGCTTACTGCACCGGCTGCCAGCTTCGCGCCCGTTACCGAACCGTCACTCAGCATTTTCTCGCTTACCGCACCGGCAGCCAGCTTGGCGCCCGTTACAGCCCCATCGCTCAGCGCTTTCTCGCTTACCGCACCGGCAGCCAGCTTCGCACTCGTCACCGATCCGTTACTCAGCGTTTTCTCGCCTACCGCCCCGGCAGCCAGCTTCGCGGCCGTCACCGCTCCGTCGCTCAGCGCTTTCTCGCCTACCGCCCCGGCAGCCAGCTTGGCGCCCGTCACAGCACCGTCGCTCAGCGCATCGCTTCCTACCGCTCCCGTGATCAGCTTCGAGCTCGTTACCGATCCGTCACTCAGCGCTTTCTCGTTTACCGCCCCTGCAGCCAGCTTCGCGCTCGTCACCGATCCATCGCTCAGCGCTTTCCCGCCTACCGCCCCTGCAGCCAGCTTCGCGCTCGTCACGGCTCCATCGCTCAGCGCTTCTTCACCTACCGCGCCAACAGCCAGCTTGGCGCCCGTCACAGCTCCGTCGCTCAGCGTCTTCTCGTTTACCGCTCCGGCAGCCAGCTTTACGCCCGTCACCGATCCATCGCTCAGCACTTTCTCGTTTACCGCCCCTGCAGCCAGCTTCACATTCGTTACCGCACCTTTTGCGATTTGGGCTGTTTCGATCGTTCCTGGCTTTACTTTGCTGCCCTGTATAATGGCATCCGGCGCTTTATCGAACGAGAACCATTCACTCGCAAGATGCGCTTGCGTGATCGAGCCTTTGCGAATATGGTACCCTTGGATGGCCTCCGCCTTCAGATGCTTCCCGACAAGCGTCTCCAGCATGATATGCTCTCCGCTCACTGACAAAGGTGCCAGCTTATCGGATGTTACCGCATGTTCAGCGATCTGCTCGGTACTTACTGCGCTGTTGGATAGATGTGTTTGATTCACGCTATCCGGCTGCAGATGTTTCGACCCGACTGCGTTTTTGCCCAGATGGATTTCCCCGATTGCACCCTCGCCCACTTGCTCCGCACCGACGGCACCAGGCTGCAGCGCAGAAGCGCTTACCGAGCCCGCTATAAGCTGAGCGCTGCCAACGCTGCTATCTGCCAGCTTCTCGCGCGTCACGATACCATCGCATAAATGCTCCTCATGCAAGCTGCCAGGAGCAAGGTGAATACCTAATACGGATTGCACCTGAATATGCTGGCCTCCGACCGATTCATCCATAAGATGCCGCCCGGTTACAGCGCCATCGGCAATTTTCTCGCCGCTCACGGCACCTGCCGCGATCGCTTCTGCTTTCACGGCGTCTTCTGCAAGATGCTTCGCTTCCACGATGCCTTCATTCAAATGCCAAGAATCCACAGACCCTTCTGCAATATGATTGCTATTCACCGCGAACGATGACAGATGCTCGCTGGTTACCGATTGAACAGCCAGTTTCTTCTCTGTTACGCTGCTATCGGCGAGCTTCGCGTGCGTTATCGCCCCATCGGTCAATTTATCCGTCGAGACGCTCTCCGGAGAGAGCTTCAGCGAGGTTACAACATGGTCGGCCATATGGTGGGATTGAATGATTCCAGAGGCAAGATGGCGTTCATTGACTGCACCCGCGGATATCTTCTGCGACTTAACGGCATCATCCTGAATGGCGCTTGTCGCGATCGCTCCCTTCGAAACATGCTTCGCCTGAATAAGGCCGGGCTGGAGATGCTCGGTAGCGACGGCTTCCGGCGAGATCGATTCTTCCGTTACCGATTCGGCAGACAGATGGAAGGCTCGAACCGCATCAGGAGCAATTTTATCAAATGTGACCGATTCGTCCGTCAAATGCTTTGTTTCTACCGAAAGCTCCGCCAGCTTCCTGCCTGTAACGCTCGAATCGGCCAGCTTGCCGACCGTCACTGCCGCATCTGCAAGCTCCTTTTCTCCAACCGACGCTCCGCTGATGTGAACCTGCCGGACCGCATGTGCCTCAAGCTTGCTTCCGTTAACCGCGTTATCTGCCAGATGAGCAGTCTGCACGCTTCGATCCGTCAAATTCACCGAGCTGATTACCCCCGCCGTGAGATGCCTTGCTACGATGCTTCCGTCGGCCACTTTATCCGCACCGATGCTAAAACGTCCCAAATGTCTGCTCTGCACGGATTCATCCGCCAGCTTCGATGCATTGACGCTTTGGTCGGCAATCTTTGATGACGTTACCGCATGATCGACCAGCTTGATCGTAGAAACGGCCGAATCCGCGATTTTGGTTGAAGATATAGCTCCATCGGCTATATGCTCAGTGCCGATTTCATTTCTTGCGAGATGACTTCCTTTTACGGCCCCTTCCTGCAGCTGTGCGGAGCCGACTGCTCCTTCCTTGAGCGCCTCCTGCCCCACGGATGAGGGACCCAGCTCTCTTGCTCCGACCGCGCCTTCCTCCAAATGTTCGGCGGAGATTTCGCCTGGGGCCAAATGCTTTCCCAACAGCACTCCCGCAGCCACATGCTCAGCCAGCAGAAGTCCTGGCTTCAAATGTACCGCATCGATTGCCCCCTGAGCGATCTTCTCGCCCGTTACCGATTGATCCCGAAGCTTGGAATGCGTTACCGAGCCGTCCTCCAGCTTGGAGGTGTTTATGGCGTCATTAGCGATATTTTCGGAACGGATGGTACCGCTCTTCAGCTTGCTTGACGTAATCGACTGGTCCTCGAGAAGATCCGTCGTAATGATAAACGGCTTCAGATGCTTTGCTTCAATCGAGTTTTCCGCAAATTTATCGCCGCTAATCGTCCGGTCGGCAAGCTTATCCGAACTAACACTGCCGTCGCGCAGCTTATCTCCCGTGATCGAGCGGTCACGAATTTTAGCGCCGGAGATTGCATTACGAGCCAGGTGCTCCCCCGTAATGGTCTCTTCGGCAATTTTCTTCCCTGTTACGGACCGATCCGCTATTTTAATGCTTTCCACAGCAAAGTCCGCAATCGTCTGCGTAACAACCGCTCCATTGCGAAGCCTCGTCGTATCAACGGCGCCTGGAGCGATTTTCTCAAAAGTGACCGATTTGTCAGCAAGATCGTCGGTGTACACGAACGGGATAGGACGATCCGGTATGCGCCGCTCAACCGCCCGTTCCTCCCTGCTTGCGCGATCGGCTCTCAATAACTGCTCTAACCGATCTGTTGACTGCTCTTCGCTTTCAGCTTCAGTTGCAGTGTCAGCTTCGATTTCGGCCTCGGCTTCAATTTCTGTTTCAGTCTCGACCTCGACTTCAATTTCTGTTTCAGCCTTAATCTCGGCTACAATTTCTGTTTCGGCTTCGGCTTCGATGTTGGTTTCGATTTTGGCTTCGGCCTCAGCTTCAGCTTCGATTTCGGCTTCGATGATCGCCTCCACTGGTTCCGCTTGGGCGGCAGCTTCTGCCTGTTGAACAGTCGGGCTGTTCTCACCGGTCGTCATGATTATGGATTCGCTCGGCGCATCTGATTGAACAGCTCGAACCCGTTCAAATTGCATCTGCCTATGGATATGGAACTCGTTGGCAATCTGTTCATGCACATTCTTACTCGTCTCTACCTTCTGCTCGGGCTCCAATACAGGCGCAGGCGTTGCTGCATTGACATGTACGATTTTCTTTTCATTGACGTGTCCCGCATTCTTGGATGCAGTCTGTCCGGTTGTTGGAGCCGCTCCAGCACTCTTCCTTTTCACTTCGTCAAGCCATTTCAATTCCGAAGTATTCGGATTATCTACGTAGAATAACGGCTTTCGCCCTTTGGGGCTCTTCCCTTTCCTGCTCTTCGCCATAGCCCTCTCCTTCTTCCACCTGAAATGTCATAGGTATCATATGCATTTACCCATGGGCAGGTCACTTAGAGAGTTAACCTTTATAGCAAAAAGTGAAGAAAAGCTATTCCCGCATCGTTTGAATTCCTTTGGAAAGTGTAGCCATGTATAAATCCGTACCGTGCCAGTCAATATCCGTAACAGGGACCCCGGCTTTTATAGAGAACAACGTTATTCGGCCGTGCAGCGATCCGAGCCGGAATAGACCTTTATCCGTGCAAACATAGACGTGCTGCGCTTTCGTTGCTACCGCAAATACAAAAATGCCGCCGAATTGAATCGTCTCGAATCCGCCTTGGCCATTGCTCACGATCAGTTCGCCTTTCTCGCCGGAACCGACAAGGCGATCTCGCTCCGCCGCCAGACTCGTAACGCCGACCTTCAGCTCGAATGTGGCCCAGCGATCCGTTAAACGGTCATACATCGCTATGCCTTTGTCGAGAGCGATGTACAAATATTGCGGAGTGAACAGGAAATCGTATACGACGGCGTTCTCAAAGGCGGACAACTGCCAGTCGCCTTTCGCTTTGTATATCAAACCGTTCTGCGTGGCGACGAATATGAATCTCCATTCTTCTTTGAATTGATAACAGGGCTGACTGATATCGGCATACTGCCAACGTTTGCGATGCAGACGATACAGTCCTTGACTTGTGCAGGCGTAGACGCGCCCTTTAATCACCTGAAGCCGGTTCACGGTCGTCCGATCAGGCAATCCCTCCGACAGCTTGCTCCAATCCCCCTGCTCGGACATATGGTAGATCCCCTGATCAAGAGATGCGGCAATGAGCGAACGATCCGCTTGAACCTTGACAGAAGAAAAGTGATTGGGGCGCGATTGCCAGTTCTTGAAAGAATCGGGCAGCATTCGTGATTCAACTCCTTGTTCGTTTCGTCTAAATTCGCAAGTTTCTATACGACCATATTAAGTGATAATGATTATCAGCGTCAATATTACTTTCGTACGCGCCTGCATAGCGGATGTTTTTCTTCCGTGAGGAGGTTCCGGCTGCGGTTCAGCAAAAGTTTTTGCAATGTGATGTATAAAAGAAGGGGCAGTCCCTTGATCCATAATGGCTAAGAGACTGCCCCTTCATCGCTTTCAATCCGATTCTCTTCCAAACTCTAGTAAATGCTGATTCTATTAAGCGTATATTTCTTTAACAGGACACAGAAGATTCCGTGTCTTTGACTCACATATGCGGTACAAACTGTACGGACGGCTGCAGCATCCTTACTGTATCGTCAGCTCCAACAGGTATCGTCTTCTGCTTGGCTAACGGATGTCCATGCTGCAGCCCGTCTTCACTTCTTTATGCAACCGATTGTATCATTTACTCTTCCACCGCAAGCGGCTCTGAGATGTGCCGGTGAGCCGCATGCCATAGCGAACCAATCCCCCGTCCATGAGGGACGGACGCTTGTATGGCCGCTGTGACAAAACGCTTCGCTTCACGGGCAGCAGACGGCACATCGCGTCCTTGCGCCAGCAGGGCCGCGATCGCCGCGGCCAAGGTGCAGCCCGTTCCATGCGTATGACGCGTTGCTATTCGCGGCGAACGCAGCAGAATCGGCTCGTGCAAGCCGCTTGCCGGCGCTCCGACAAGCACGTCCACGGCTTCGTCCGATTCGCTGCTGCCGTTGGTGCCGCCGGTCAGATGCCCGCCCTTGAGCAGCACATATCGGGGACCGAAGTCCAAGAGACTCCGTGCAGCTTCTACCATATCGGCTATCGTACGAATTGTGTCGGGCTGAATCTCCAGCAGCTCGCAGGCTTCGGGTATATTCGGTGTAACGATCTCGGCTATGGGCAGCAGCTCAGCCTTGAGGGAGTCCGTTGCCTCTCTGCGAAATAATGCCGATCCGTCCTTGGCATATAGTACGGGATCTATAACAAGTCTTCGTATATGGCGCTCCTCCAGCGTTTTTGCTACGATCCGGACGATAGCGGAGTCGAGCAGCATGCCGGTCTTGACCGCGCTTGCCCCCATATCGTCCAGAACCGCAATAAGCTGGGCTTCGACGGTCTCCACCGGAAGCGGATAGATCGCATGGACGCCGAGACTGTTTTGCGCCGTTACTGCGGTTAGCGCAGTCATGCCGAATACGCCCAGCTCCTGGCATGTTTTCAAGTCTGCTTGAATACCTGCGCCGCCTCCGGAATCCGATCCCGCGATGGTCAAAACCCGCGGATGCGGGTCCGGGTCCGGACTAAGCCTCTGATGCACTTGGTCTTCCATCCCACTACGATTCCCGATCATGAAACACCTCTCCTCGCTGCCGTTCCGGCAAATCTGTCCGGAGCGAATGCCGCAATCGGCCCGTCAGGCTTACGCCCAGTGAGCAGATCGGCGACAATTGCTGCCGTAACCGGGCTAAGCAGTATGCCGTTCCGGTAATGCCCCGCCGCCAAGATGATATCCGGTCTGCCGGGCAGTGGGCCGATAAGCGGCCAGCCGTCGCGCGTAGCCGGCCTTAACCCGGCCCAGCTATGGATCGGGCGCAGCCCTTCCAGTAACGGCAGTAGGCGGGGACCAAAGCGGACCAGCCGTTCGATTCCGCGTTCCGTTACGGAGGTATCGTAACCGGCAACATCCTCCGACGCGCCGCACACAAGCGTTCCGTTATTTTTGCCTACCCAATAGGCTTGGCTGGAGAACACCATATGACGCACGTCGCGAACGGGAACGTCGAAGGCGCAGATTTGACCGCGAATCGGATGGATCGGAATCGGAAAACCGAAGGCTTCGGCATACTTGCACGCCCAAGCGCCTGCGCACACGACGAGCCGATCGCCCGTGAAGGTTCCCGCTTCGGCTGTCTTCACCTGAACGCCGTATTGGCCGTTCAAGCCGGGCAGGGTAATGGCTCCCGCATGTGAAATCAGCTTCACGCCCATCCTCCTGCAGGCTGCTTCCAACGCCTGGACGAGATGCGGAGCATAGACATGGCTTTCATCCGGGCAGAACAAGGCAGCCGTTACCGCCGGCGATAACGATGGCTCGAGCAATCGCAGACTGGAGCCCTCGACAAGCTCAGCCCTTAGTCCATAGGCTTGCTGCCATGCAAGTCTCGTCTGCAGCGGCAGCAGGTCCGACTCATGCATGGCGACCGTCAGGCTGCCGGTGTTCATCAGCTCCGCATTCAAGCCGGATATGGATTCGATATGTCTCAGCCATTCCGGATATAGACGTAAGCTTGCAGCACACAGATGGAAGAACGGGTCGGGCTGCTCCGGATTCTCGGTATACGGAGCGAGCATGCCTGCCGCAGCCCCGGATGCCTGTCCCCCGAATTCATGCGGCTCCACGACCGTAACGTGCGCTCCGCGCTGTGCGGCTTCGAATGCGCAAGAGAGTCCGATGATTCCGCCTCCGAGAACAATGACCTGCTCAGGCATGATTCACCCGCCCCCTTCGGCTGTGGCGTCCGAAAAGAAAGAGGAACCTCCGTCTCCAAGACTACTCTTATCCGAAGCTTTATCGAACGAAGCCACCGTCAGTTTCTCTGCCGACGCGGACACGCTCCTCGAAGCGGTCGGCTTGGATACGCCGGCTTCTTCACTGCTGGCCGACGCATACCTTCGTTTCGGAATACGTCCAGCCCGGTATGCGATCCGTCCAGCCTCGACAGCAAGGCGCATGGCGTAAGCCATCGCTACCGGATCATTCGCTTTAGCGACAGGCGTGTTGACTAGAATGCCCGATGCACCCAGTTCCATTGCCTCAGCCGCATCGGCAGGGGAGCCAATACCTGCATCAACGATAATCGGCACGCCTGCCTCTTCCGCAATAAGTCCGATATTATACGGATTCAGAATGCCAAGCCCAGAGCCAATAGGCGAACCGCCCGGCATAACGGCAGCCGCCCCCGCTTCCTCCAGTCTCTTGCAGCCTACCGGATCGTCGGATGTATAGGACAGCACGACAAATCCTTCTGCTGCCAGTCTCTCGGTAGCTCTTAACGTTTCCAGCGGATCGGGCAGAAGCGTGCGAGGACTTGCGCTAATCTCCACTTTAATCCAGTCCCCCAGCCCAGCCGCCCGGGCAAGCCTTGCGATACGGACCGCCTCATCGGCGTTGTTCGCACCGGACGTATTCGGCAGAAAGGTCAGCGCCCTATCGTCGAGATGCTGCAGAATGGAATCGTCTTGGGCAAACTCCAGATTGACGCGGCGTATAGCGAACGTAATCACCTCGGCAGCGGAAGCGTCAAGCGCCATCTGCATGACGGCCGGGCTCGGAAACCGCCCCGTGCCGAGGAAGAAGCGCGAGGAGAGCTTCTTGCCGCCAATAATGAGCGGATCTTCATCACGATACCAATCCATCATCGTTTAACCTCCCCCTACAAAATGAACCAGCTCCAGCTCCGCATCATTCTCGATCTCTGCCCTGCTCCATTCATCGCGGGCTAAAATCGAGCCGTTGAGCTCGACGACAATACGTTTGCCCTCAAGGCCCAGCTGCTGTATGAGCTCGATCACATTGGACGCCGCTGTCTGTTCCGTGCGTCCGTTCACCCGGATCCGCTTCAGCTCGGCCGGGCCTTCAGCCGTCTGAGCCGACGTATGAATAGCATGCAGGAATGAGCTGCACTCCTCAGCCGGATCTTCACTGCCGACAATAGCCGAGACCGCGCATATCCGTGTCGCGCCTGCGGCCAGGACATCGCCGACGTTGTCTGTCGTAATGCCTCCGATTGCTACGAAAGGGATCCGGATCCGCTGCGCAGCTTCCCGTACATAAGAGGTCGTAACCGCCTGCCGGCCAGGCTTCGTACCCGTAGGGAACACCGGTCCAACCCCAATGTAGTCGGCGCCGCCTCTCTCTGCTTCCAACGCCTGCTCCAAGCTGTGCGTCGAAATGCCGATGATACGATCTGAACCCAGAATACGTCTTGCTTCGGCGAGAGGCAGGTCCTCCTGTCCAAGATGAACGCCGTCCGCATCGACGGCTTGGGCGATATCGATATGATCATTGATGATAAGCGGCACATCATAGCGTCGTGTCAATTCACGCAGCGCATAGGCTTGCGACAGCAGCTCCCGTTTCGGGATGTCCTTCGCGCGCAGCTGCACGATATCCGCGCCGCCCTGAAGCGTTTGCTCCATGACGGTGACCAAGCTCCTGCCTGGATGATAATTTTCGCCGGTTATGACATAAAGACGAAAATCGGCCCACTTTTTATCCAACATGTTTACTCCTCCCTGCCCCTTAAACCGTTCAACGGGGCTGTCTCGACGTCTGCTGCCATAATTGCCGAAACATAGCGTTCGCAAAGCGCCTCGGCCCTTCTTGTATCCTGCGTGCCTTGAACCAGGATGCGTCCATCCGGAAATAATGCGAGCAGCTCGCCTTCCTGGATCTGCACCCGAACCAGATATGGATTAGCGGTTACCGGCATCCCGCACGCAGCCATGTGCTGCTGAGCCTTAACGAGATCGATCGTTCGGCCAATCGAAACTTGAACGGAATCGCGGCCGCACAGCATAACCGAACGAACGGGTTTCTCAATAGGGTCATCGCTTGCTGATAACAATCCCGTTGATTGATTCCCATTCGCCTGCAGGGCGGCATCATCTCGACGATTTATCTTTTCGTATTCGGCTTGCTTGCCAACCCTTGTCTTAGCTCCAGCAGCGCTTAACGCGCGTTCTTCAACGCTCGATGTGCTTGCATGAATCGCGCTCGTTACTTTCGCAGCAATCTCTTTCGCACGAATCGATCGTCTTTCCTGCGCCGCACTCTCCTTCACATGAAGAGGGTCTTGGACCTGCCCGACGATATCCTCCTTATGATTCGAGTGATAAGCCTGCCCGTCAATATCCCCCCCGCGATTCATCGGGGATCCGATAGCTGCAGTGCTGCAGCAAGGACAGCTCGACGAAGGCTTCGGCATCGCCGATTCGGATAGTCGAAACGGCCACAGATCCGCAGATAGCCACGTCCGGCGAATCGCCTCCCGCGCTCCGGCCAGCCACTTGAGCGCTTCCGCCGCTTGCAGCGCGGCGATCCAATCTACGATCGGCGATATTACGCCGATCGTATCGCAGGTCTCGCCTGAGTGGTCTTCCTCCGTCCCGCCAATCAAGCAGCGCAAGCAGGCGGTTTCACCGGGGATGAGCGTCGCGCTCATCCCATGCGATCCCGCGATCCCCCCGTACAGCAGCGGAATTCCGAGGCGAAAGCATGTATCGCTCATCGCCAGACGGGTAGGTACATTATCTGTCCCGTCCAGTACCAGCATAACGCCTTCGGTAAGCTTCACGGCACTTTGCGCCGTGACGTCCGCGACATACGGCTCGACGGCCACATCGCTATTGATGCGGCGCAATTTATTCGCCGCAGCAACTGCCTTCGGCAGCGCGGACCGCGCATCCTCCTCGTCGAAGAGCACCTGCCGCTGCAGATTGCTCGGCTCCACATAATCGCGGTCCACGATCCTTACCGTCCCTACGCCTGCGCGCACCATATGCTGGGCGAGCGATGCCCCCAATGCGCCGCAGCCGACGATAAGGACGGATGCTTTCCGCAGCCGGTTCTGACCCGCGGTTCCGATAGGGGCAAACCTCGTTTGCCTCGAATACCGTTCGCTCCATGCGGCATCGTCACTTAGGCTTGGTTGTTCATCGATTGAGTCGGTCGCCGCCAATCCAATCATTCGTCCTAAACCAGTCTGATTTTCTGTTGTCCCTGCCTCAGTCAGAGCCATACCCTTATGCAGAGATAAGTGTTCATCGCGCATATATCGAGCTTCCAGCCGCTTTGAACGCTTCCGACTTCTCCTTCATGCCCGCTTCGATCGCTTCCTGCGTTTCAAGTCCGTGTTCCGCTGCATAATCCCGGATATCCTGCGTAATGCGCATACTGCAAAACTTCGGACCGCACATGGAACAGAAATGCGCGGATTTCGCCGCTTCAGCCGGCAGTGTCTCATCATGGTAGGACATCGCCCGCTCCGGATCGAGCGAGAGATGGAACTGATCGCGCCAGCGGAATTCGAAGCGCGCTTTGGACAGCGCATCGTCACGCACTCGGGCACGCGGATGGCCCTTGGCTAAATCGGCTGCATGAGCGGCAATTTTATACGTGATGACGCCTTCCTTCACATCTTCCTTGTTCGGGAGACCCAGATGCTCCTTCGGCGTCACGTAGCACAGCATCGCCGTACCGAACCAGCCGATCATCGCCGCTCCGATCGCGGAAGTGATATGGTCGTAGCCTGGGGCAATATCTGTCGTCAGCGGGCCTAGCGTATAGAACGGCGCTTCCTGGCAGACCTCCAGCTGACGGTCCATGTTTTCCTTGATTAGATGCATCGGCACATGGCCCGGACCTTCGATCATCACCTGAACGTCATGCTTCCAGGCGATCTTCGTCAGCTCGCCAAGCGTATCCAGCTCGCCGAACTGCGCCTCATCATTGGCATCGGCAATGGAGCCCGGGCGCAGGCCGTCTCCGAGCGAGAATGCCACGTCATACCGTTTCATAATTTCGCAGATATCCTCGAAATGCGTGTACAGGAAGTTCTCTCGGTGGTGAGCGAGGCACCAGGCCGCCA carries:
- the thiO gene encoding glycine oxidase ThiO, with the translated sequence MPEQVIVLGGGIIGLSCAFEAAQRGAHVTVVEPHEFGGQASGAAAGMLAPYTENPEQPDPFFHLCAASLRLYPEWLRHIESISGLNAELMNTGSLTVAMHESDLLPLQTRLAWQQAYGLRAELVEGSSLRLLEPSLSPAVTAALFCPDESHVYAPHLVQALEAACRRMGVKLISHAGAITLPGLNGQYGVQVKTAEAGTFTGDRLVVCAGAWACKYAEAFGFPIPIHPIRGQICAFDVPVRDVRHMVFSSQAYWVGKNNGTLVCGASEDVAGYDTSVTERGIERLVRFGPRLLPLLEGLRPIHSWAGLRPATRDGWPLIGPLPGRPDIILAAGHYRNGILLSPVTAAIVADLLTGRKPDGPIAAFAPDRFAGTAARRGVS
- a CDS encoding ThiF family adenylyltransferase produces the protein MAATDSIDEQPSLSDDAAWSERYSRQTRFAPIGTAGQNRLRKASVLIVGCGALGASLAQHMVRAGVGTVRIVDRDYVEPSNLQRQVLFDEEDARSALPKAVAAANKLRRINSDVAVEPYVADVTAQSAVKLTEGVMLVLDGTDNVPTRLAMSDTCFRLGIPLLYGGIAGSHGMSATLIPGETACLRCLIGGTEEDHSGETCDTIGVISPIVDWIAALQAAEALKWLAGAREAIRRTWLSADLWPFRLSESAMPKPSSSCPCCSTAAIGSPMNRGGDIDGQAYHSNHKEDIVGQVQDPLHVKESAAQERRSIRAKEIAAKVTSAIHASTSSVEERALSAAGAKTRVGKQAEYEKINRRDDAALQANGNQSTGLLSASDDPIEKPVRSVMLCGRDSVQVSIGRTIDLVKAQQHMAACGMPVTANPYLVRVQIQEGELLALFPDGRILVQGTQDTRRAEALCERYVSAIMAADVETAPLNGLRGREE
- the thiE gene encoding thiamine phosphate synthase is translated as MLDKKWADFRLYVITGENYHPGRSLVTVMEQTLQGGADIVQLRAKDIPKRELLSQAYALRELTRRYDVPLIINDHIDIAQAVDADGVHLGQEDLPLAEARRILGSDRIIGISTHSLEQALEAERGGADYIGVGPVFPTGTKPGRQAVTTSYVREAAQRIRIPFVAIGGITTDNVGDVLAAGATRICAVSAIVGSEDPAEECSSFLHAIHTSAQTAEGPAELKRIRVNGRTEQTAASNVIELIQQLGLEGKRIVVELNGSILARDEWSRAEIENDAELELVHFVGGG